One genomic segment of Candidatus Beckwithbacteria bacterium includes these proteins:
- the pheT gene encoding phenylalanine--tRNA ligase subunit beta: MNIQILDSWLRTFLDTNAKPKEIRDSLALCGPSVEKVEKHGQDDWLYDIEITTNRVDMMSVYGIAREAAVILPQFGFKAKLKNLDIKDKLTTPTKTLPLTIETQANLTHRVMAMVMDNVQLGKSPDWIKVRLEAAGIRSLNNVIDVTNYVMTEIGHPCHVFDYDKIKGHLLRFRLSKKGEHMVTLDGKEYELPGGDIVIEDTSGEIIDLPGIMGTKNSVVNNETKRIVLFIDNNNAKLMRQTSMTLGIRTVAVTLNEKRVDPQLGKTAILRGIELYQQIAQAKIASKLHDVYTDKPKDQSITCSLQFIEDRIGVKLEPNFVTKTLTGLGFKPTLKTEHGKSFNSVSSVLHTVVPTWRTHDVTIPEDIVEEVARIYGYHNVPSRLVTGEFPQPNPQESQFYWEDKIKQALKHWGFYENYTYSLVSQELLEKVGADPKKHLQIKNPLTVDWLYMRQSLIPSILQSLANNQDRAERLQFFEMANIYLPRQNDLPNEAMTLILAQTGKKFLEIKGTLEALGQELGIELGIKPVEKEKHPLFSPTIQANITRDGKVIGIIGQIALKIQENFALKKEITIAQLDCDALTLAANKNKKYTPIPKYPPIVENYTFYNQNQVPATKIIEVGKQVDSIIQSVNIIGFYQDKINLEVMYLDKKKNLTDQDVAPIRRKFVAAIEELGMKLEGEV; the protein is encoded by the coding sequence ATGAATATTCAAATTTTAGATTCCTGGCTACGGACTTTTTTAGATACCAATGCTAAGCCCAAAGAAATTCGGGATAGTTTAGCCTTATGCGGTCCTTCAGTTGAAAAAGTTGAAAAGCACGGTCAGGACGACTGGCTGTATGATATCGAGATCACAACTAACCGGGTTGATATGATGTCAGTCTATGGCATTGCCCGTGAAGCTGCAGTCATTTTGCCCCAATTTGGTTTTAAAGCTAAACTTAAAAATTTAGACATCAAAGACAAACTAACTACTCCCACTAAAACTTTGCCACTTACAATTGAAACTCAAGCTAATTTAACTCATAGGGTTATGGCTATGGTTATGGACAATGTCCAGCTTGGCAAATCACCGGATTGGATCAAGGTAAGATTGGAAGCCGCTGGCATCCGCAGTCTTAATAATGTGATTGATGTGACCAACTATGTCATGACTGAAATTGGCCATCCTTGCCATGTTTTTGATTATGACAAAATTAAAGGGCATCTGCTGCGTTTCCGGCTTTCTAAAAAAGGCGAACACATGGTGACCTTGGACGGCAAAGAGTATGAATTGCCGGGTGGTGATATTGTGATTGAAGATACTAGTGGTGAAATTATTGATTTACCAGGGATTATGGGTACTAAAAACAGCGTGGTTAATAATGAAACCAAACGGATTGTTTTATTTATTGATAACAATAACGCCAAACTGATGCGCCAAACCTCTATGACCTTGGGGATTAGAACCGTAGCCGTCACCCTTAATGAAAAACGGGTTGATCCGCAGCTTGGCAAAACTGCAATTTTGCGAGGTATCGAGCTCTATCAGCAAATTGCCCAAGCCAAAATTGCTTCCAAATTACATGATGTCTATACCGATAAACCCAAAGACCAAAGCATAACTTGCTCACTTCAATTTATTGAAGATCGGATTGGCGTCAAGCTGGAACCTAATTTTGTGACTAAAACCCTCACAGGTTTAGGTTTTAAACCAACCTTAAAAACAGAACATGGAAAATCCTTCAATTCTGTATCCTCAGTACTACATACTGTCGTTCCAACTTGGCGAACTCATGATGTCACCATCCCTGAAGATATTGTCGAGGAAGTGGCTCGGATTTATGGCTATCATAATGTGCCTAGCCGTTTAGTCACTGGAGAGTTCCCACAGCCAAACCCCCAGGAATCACAATTTTATTGGGAAGACAAAATCAAGCAAGCTCTCAAACATTGGGGTTTTTATGAAAACTACACCTATTCTTTAGTCTCACAGGAGCTTTTGGAAAAGGTTGGCGCTGATCCCAAAAAGCATTTACAAATCAAAAATCCTTTGACTGTTGATTGGCTTTACATGCGCCAAAGTTTAATTCCTTCGATTTTACAATCACTGGCAAATAATCAAGATAGGGCAGAACGCTTACAATTTTTTGAAATGGCTAATATTTATTTGCCTCGTCAAAATGATCTTCCTAACGAAGCCATGACTTTAATCTTGGCCCAAACCGGCAAAAAGTTTTTGGAGATCAAAGGAACTTTGGAAGCATTGGGTCAAGAACTGGGAATTGAGCTTGGAATTAAACCTGTTGAAAAGGAAAAACATCCGCTTTTTAGTCCAACTATTCAAGCTAACATCACACGAGATGGCAAGGTAATTGGAATTATTGGTCAAATTGCTCTGAAAATTCAGGAAAATTTTGCTTTGAAAAAAGAAATTACGATCGCTCAACTTGATTGTGATGCTTTAACCTTAGCAGCTAATAAAAATAAAAAATACACCCCAATCCCTAAGTATCCACCTATTGTTGAAAACTACACGTTTTACAACCAAAACCAAGTTCCGGCTACCAAAATTATAGAAGTAGGTAAACAAGTCGATTCAATTATTCAAAGTGTCAATATCATCGGTTTTTATCAGGACAAAATTAACTTGGAAGTAATGTATCTAGATAAAAAGAAAAATCTAACTGATCAAGATGTCGCTCCCATCCGCCGAAAATTCGTAGCGGCCATTGAAGAGCTGGGAATGAAGCTGGAAGGAGAAGTGTAA
- a CDS encoding NUDIX domain-containing protein, translating to MKARVIVTAVIEKKGQILFGWQKQGRGPYPNTWHLPGGGVNLEDESLEKALKREIMEETNLEIDDIKPIGFDEDYTQSNGQDVHYVFLSFSCQVKAGEAKASDDLAEVKWVKKEDIKNLKLPKPSVRLFKKLHIL from the coding sequence ATGAAAGCACGAGTTATAGTTACTGCAGTCATCGAAAAAAAGGGACAAATTTTATTTGGCTGGCAAAAGCAAGGTAGAGGTCCTTATCCTAATACTTGGCATTTGCCTGGTGGTGGAGTCAATTTGGAAGATGAGTCTTTGGAAAAAGCACTAAAACGGGAAATTATGGAAGAAACTAATTTGGAAATAGATGATATCAAACCAATAGGTTTTGATGAGGACTATACTCAAAGTAATGGTCAAGATGTACATTATGTCTTTTTGAGCTTCAGTTGCCAAGTTAAAGCTGGAGAAGCTAAGGCTAGCGATGATTTAGCTGAAGTTAAATGGGTAAAAAAAGAAGATATCAAAAATCTAAAATTACCAAAACCATCAGTAAGGTTATTTAAAAAATTACACATACTCTAA
- the pheS gene encoding phenylalanine--tRNA ligase subunit alpha, with protein MQDLLTIKLQAISALNDIQSVKDLEELKTNYLGKNGILKKATAQITTIPAEQRPTFGKTANEVKKELEQVFTQKEQELGSSKTQKDWFDVTMPGVKPPQGHTHLVSQTIAEIDEIFSGIGFTRSRYPEVEWDYYNFEALNMPADHPARDEWETLFIDAPQHPKYGKTVLATHTSNGQVREMLRLGSKPPIRMINIGKCYRRQQDVTHAIMFHQFEGLVVDKGITIAHLKGTMDYFARQFYGPGRKTRLRPFHFQFTEPSFEVDINCAVCLGTGMVGGKKCRTCKQGWHELGGSGMVHPNVLKAGGIDPNKYTGFAFGWGVERVYMMRSGVHLDDLRTMFENDVRFLKQF; from the coding sequence TGCAAGATTTATTAACTATTAAACTCCAAGCCATTTCAGCATTAAACGACATACAAAGTGTCAAAGATTTAGAGGAACTCAAAACCAACTATTTAGGTAAAAATGGTATTTTGAAAAAAGCTACTGCTCAAATTACTACCATACCAGCAGAGCAACGACCAACTTTTGGTAAAACTGCCAATGAGGTCAAAAAAGAATTGGAACAGGTTTTTACCCAAAAAGAGCAAGAGTTGGGTAGTAGTAAAACTCAAAAAGACTGGTTTGATGTGACCATGCCGGGCGTCAAACCGCCTCAAGGTCATACTCATTTAGTTTCTCAAACTATTGCTGAAATTGATGAAATTTTTTCCGGGATTGGTTTTACCAGATCTCGCTATCCGGAAGTCGAATGGGATTACTACAATTTTGAAGCTCTTAATATGCCAGCCGATCACCCGGCCCGGGATGAATGGGAAACGCTTTTTATTGATGCACCTCAACATCCTAAATATGGCAAAACCGTACTGGCTACTCATACTTCCAACGGCCAGGTCCGGGAAATGCTGCGTTTGGGCAGTAAACCACCGATTCGTATGATTAATATTGGGAAATGTTATCGCCGTCAACAGGATGTAACTCACGCTATTATGTTTCATCAATTTGAAGGTCTCGTGGTTGATAAAGGCATTACCATTGCTCATCTCAAAGGAACCATGGACTATTTTGCCCGCCAGTTTTATGGCCCTGGCCGTAAAACCCGTTTGCGACCATTTCATTTTCAGTTTACCGAGCCTTCGTTTGAGGTCGATATCAATTGTGCTGTTTGTCTAGGCACCGGTATGGTTGGTGGTAAAAAATGCCGCACCTGCAAGCAGGGTTGGCATGAATTAGGCGGTTCAGGCATGGTCCATCCTAATGTTTTAAAAGCTGGTGGGATAGATCCAAATAAATACACTGGTTTTGCTTTTGGTTGGGGAGTAGAGCGGGTGTATATGATGCGCTCTGGCGTGCATTTAGATGATTTGCGCACCATGTTTGAAAATGATGTGCGCTTTTTAAAACAGTTTTAA